In Burkholderia gladioli, a genomic segment contains:
- the prmC gene encoding peptide chain release factor N(5)-glutamine methyltransferase produces MPASPATAAELLRATPLDAVDARILLAHALGWSRTQLITRADAPLAAADAERYLALAARRLAGEPVAQLVGSREFFGLEFAVTPDVLIPRPDTELLVESALAAIEGIAAPAVLDLGTGSGAVAVAIASMRPDARVQALDRSAAALAVARGNAARLLDPARPGGALRFLESDWYGALDPLQRFHAIVSNPPYIACRDPHLEQGDLRFEPRGALTDEADGLEAIRAIAAGAPAFLLPRGALWIEHGYDQAEAVRAILAAAGFEAVASLTDLAAIERCTGGRLPG; encoded by the coding sequence ATGCCCGCCTCGCCCGCCACCGCCGCCGAACTGCTGCGCGCCACGCCGCTCGATGCCGTCGACGCACGGATCCTGCTCGCCCACGCGCTGGGCTGGAGCCGAACCCAGCTGATCACGCGCGCCGACGCGCCGCTCGCGGCGGCCGACGCCGAGCGTTATCTCGCGCTCGCGGCGCGGCGCCTGGCCGGCGAGCCGGTGGCGCAACTGGTGGGCTCGCGCGAGTTCTTCGGCCTCGAATTCGCGGTCACGCCCGACGTGCTGATTCCGCGGCCCGACACCGAGCTGCTGGTGGAGAGCGCGCTCGCCGCGATCGAGGGCATCGCCGCGCCGGCCGTGCTCGATCTCGGCACCGGCAGCGGCGCGGTGGCGGTCGCGATCGCCTCGATGCGGCCCGACGCGCGCGTCCAGGCGCTCGACCGCTCGGCCGCGGCGCTGGCGGTGGCACGCGGCAACGCGGCCAGGCTGCTCGACCCGGCGCGCCCGGGCGGCGCCCTGCGGTTCCTGGAGAGCGACTGGTACGGCGCGCTCGATCCGCTGCAGCGCTTTCACGCGATCGTCAGCAACCCGCCCTACATCGCGTGCCGGGACCCGCATCTCGAGCAGGGCGACCTGCGCTTCGAGCCGCGCGGCGCGCTGACCGACGAGGCGGACGGCCTCGAGGCGATCCGCGCGATCGCGGCCGGCGCGCCGGCCTTCCTGCTGCCGCGCGGCGCGCTCTGGATCGAGCACGGCTACGACCAGGCAGAGGCGGTGCGCGCGATCCTCGCCGCCGCCGGATTCGAGGCGGTGGCCTCGCTCACCGACCTGGCGGCCATCGAGCGCTGCACCGGCGGGCGCCTGCCCGGCTGA
- the prfA gene encoding peptide chain release factor 1 — translation MKTSMQSKLDQLSNRLAELNELLSRENVTADLDQYRKLTREHAEIGPVVEHYAQWRLARGDEATAQELLSDAAMREFAEEEIREARERMARLEAELQKMLLPRDPNDERNIFLEIRAGTGGDESALFAGDLLRMYLRYAERQRWQVEMMSESASDLGGYKEVIVRIAGQGAYSRLKFESGGHRVQRVPATETQGRIHTSACTVAVMPEADEIAEVEINPADLRIDTFRASGAGGQHINKTDSAVRVTHLPTGIVVECQDDRSQHKNKERALKVLAARIKDKQYHEQHAKEAATRKSLIGSGDRSERIRTYNFPQGRMTDHRINLTLYKLEALMDGDLDEMIATLVSEHQAELLASLGESD, via the coding sequence ATGAAAACGAGCATGCAAAGCAAGCTCGACCAGCTCTCGAACCGGCTGGCCGAACTGAACGAACTGCTGAGCCGAGAGAACGTCACCGCCGATCTCGACCAGTACCGCAAGCTGACCCGCGAACACGCGGAAATCGGCCCGGTGGTCGAGCACTACGCGCAATGGCGCCTCGCGCGCGGCGACGAGGCGACCGCCCAGGAACTGCTGTCGGACGCCGCGATGCGCGAGTTCGCGGAAGAAGAGATCCGCGAGGCGCGCGAGCGCATGGCGCGCCTGGAAGCCGAGCTGCAGAAGATGCTGCTGCCGCGCGACCCCAACGACGAGCGCAACATCTTCCTGGAAATCCGCGCCGGCACCGGCGGCGACGAGTCGGCGCTGTTCGCCGGCGACCTGCTGCGCATGTACCTGCGCTATGCCGAGCGGCAGCGCTGGCAGGTCGAGATGATGTCGGAGAGCGCCTCGGACCTGGGCGGCTACAAGGAAGTGATCGTGCGCATCGCGGGCCAGGGCGCCTATTCGCGCCTGAAGTTCGAATCGGGCGGCCATCGCGTGCAGCGCGTGCCGGCCACCGAGACGCAGGGCCGTATCCACACCTCGGCCTGCACCGTGGCGGTGATGCCCGAGGCCGACGAGATCGCCGAGGTCGAGATCAACCCGGCCGACCTGCGCATCGACACCTTCCGCGCCTCGGGCGCGGGCGGCCAGCACATCAACAAGACCGATTCGGCGGTGCGCGTCACCCACCTGCCGACCGGCATCGTGGTGGAATGCCAGGACGACCGCTCGCAGCACAAGAACAAGGAGCGCGCGCTGAAGGTGCTGGCGGCCCGCATCAAGGACAAGCAGTACCACGAGCAGCACGCCAAGGAAGCGGCCACGCGCAAGAGCCTGATCGGCTCGGGCGACCGCTCGGAGCGGATCCGCACCTACAACTTCCCGCAGGGCCGGATGACCGACCACCGCATCAACCTCACGCTCTACAAGCTCGAGGCCCTGATGGACGGCGATCTCGACGAGATGATCGCGACCCTCGTCAGCGAGCACCAGGCCGAGCTGCTGGCCTCGCTCGGCGAAAGCGACTGA